One segment of Paramormyrops kingsleyae isolate MSU_618 chromosome 8, PKINGS_0.4, whole genome shotgun sequence DNA contains the following:
- the cand2 gene encoding cullin-associated NEDD8-dissociated protein 2, giving the protein MTHVSYHISNLLEKMTSTDKDFRFMATNDLMMELQKDSIKLDEDSEKKVVAMLLKLLEDKNGEVQNLAVKCLGPLVNKVKEYQVETMVDTLCSNMMSEKEQLRDISSMGLKTIIAELPSSSSGLNLTVSVCKKITAQLIGAIGKQDDVSVQLEALDILSDMLSRLSGTLLSFHASILDSLLPQLTSPRLAVRKRAIIALSHLVACCNSALFSQLMEHLLAELSPGKVTSATRTYLQCLATVSRQGGHRIGEHLEKIIPLVVKYCGVEDDELREHCFQAFEAFVRRCPKEMSCHISTIIKLCLKYITYDPNYNYDAEEDEDESMDIEDDDQGSDEEYSDDDDMSWKVRRSSVKCLEAVVSTRRDLLLELYGSVAAALVGRFKEREENVRTEIFLAFISLLRQTRPLQGSPQPGDKEDPALTLLKKQVPTIVKALHRQLKEKSIKSRQGCFSLLTELAGVAPGILGDHIPALIPGIVYSLTDKSTSSNMKIDALSFLYVLLCNQSPDAFHPHISVILPPVVLCIEDPFYKITSEALLVTQQIVKILRPLEKPQSSTFDTRPYVKDLFAATLKRLKAADIDQEVKERAISCMGHIVCHLGDQLGADLQSTLQIFLERLKNEITRLTTVKALTLITASPLKIDLRPVLPEGVQILGSFLRKNQRALKLSTLTALTVLVTNYSDSLKPPMMESVVNELPALISENDMHVSQMAITLLTSMTKVCPSSLTKIGSNVLPEVLNLVHSPLLQGGALGAILEFFQVLVVTKASNIGYNELLKALTGPFYGSEKSRNTMPMHRQSYYSVAKCVAALSTTCPNEASAMINNFVQEVKSPKSSESTRILSFLCLGEVGRCMNLGGQKELKTIILEAFSSPHEEIKTAASYALGNICVGNLKEYLPFMLKEIGSQQKRQYLLLHSLKEVISASSAESLMPHVEEIWALLFKHCECAEEGTRNVVAECLGKLTLVNPSQLLPRLKKQLSSGSPHSRSTVVTAIKFTIVDQPQPIDALLKDCIGDFLKTLQDPDLNVRRVALVMFNSAAHNKPALIRGLLSSVLPFLYNETQIRKELIREVEMGPFKHTVDDGLDVRKAAFECMYTLLDSCLDCLDIFEFLNHVEEGLKDHYDIRMLTFIMLARLSSLSPSAVMQRLDRLVEPLRATCTTKVKAGSVKQEFEKQEELRRSAMRAVAALLSIRDIEKSTAMADFASQIRSNAEMSSIFESIQKDDSTSGITETMDTS; this is encoded by the exons ATGACTCACGTATCATATCACATCTCCAACCTGCTGGAGAAAATGACATCTACTGACAAAGATTTTAG GTTTATGGCCACCAATGACCTGATGATGGAACTGCAGAAGGACTCCATCAAGCTAGATGAGGACAGTGAGAAGAAGGTTGTGGCCATGCTGCTGAAGCTTCTCGAAGACAAGAACGGAGAGGTCCAGAATCTGGCAGTGAAGTG CTTGGGCCCGCTGGTGAACAAGGTGAAGGAATATCAGGTGGAGACCATGGTGGACACCTTGTGCTCCAATATGATGTCAGAGAAAGAGCAGCTGAGGGACATCTCCAGCATGGGGCTAAAGACCATCATTGCAGAGCTTCCTTCCTCCTCTTCGG GTCTGAATCTTACAGTCAGCGTCTGCAAAAAGATTACGGCCCAGTTGATCGGGGCAATAGGGAAGCAGGACGATGTGTCGGTGCAGCTGGAGGCCCTAGACATCTTGTCGGACATGTTGAGCAG GCTGAGCGGCACACTCCTCAGCTTCCACGCATCCATCCTGGACAGCCTCCTGCCCCAGCTGACCAGCCCACGGCTGGCCGTCAGGAAACGCGCCATCATCGCCCTCAGCCACCTGGTGGCATGCTGCAACAGCGCCCTCTTCAGCCAGCTCATGGAACACCTGCTCGCGGAGCTCTCCCCTGGGAAGGTGACCTCGGCCACCCGCACCTACCTCCAGTGTCTGGCCACAGTCAGCCGACAGGGGGGGCACAGAATAG gtgaacacCTGGAGAAGATAATCCCACTGGTAGTGAAGTACTGCGGTGTTGAGGATGATGAGCTGAGGGAGCACTGCTTTCAAGCCTTTGAGGCTTTTGTGCGCAG GTGCCCCAAGGAAATGTCATGTCATATCTCCACAATCATCAAACTTTGTTTGAAGTACATTACGTATGACCCCAACTACAACTATGATGCTGAAGAAGATGAAGACGAGTCCATGGACATTGAAGATGACGACCAAG GGTCCGATGAAGAATACAGTGACGACGACGACATGAGCTGGAAGGTTCGGCGTTCCTCTGTGAAATGCTTGGAGGCTGTGGTCAGCACACGGAGAGACCTGCTGTTGGAGTTGTATGGGTCTGTGGCAGCCGCCCTAGTGGGCCGCTTCAAGGAGCGCGAGGAGAACGTCCGCACTGAAATCTTCCTGGCCTTCATCTCCTTGCTCCGGCAGACACGACCGCTGCAGGGCTCTCCCCAGCCTGGAGATAAGGAAGACCCAGCACTTACCTTGCTAAAGAAACAG GTCCCCACTATCGTAAAGGCTTTACACCGACAGCTGAAGGAGAAGAGCATCAAGTCCAGGCAGGGCTGTTTCAGTCTTCTCACCGAGCTGGCCGGCGTGGCGCCAGGCATCCTGGGAGACCACATACCAGCACTCATTCCTG GTATTGTGTATTCTCTCACAGATAAGTCCACCTCCTCCAACATGAAGATTGATGCTCTCTCCTTCCTCTACGTTCTCCTTTGCAATCAGTCTCCTGATGCATTTCACCCGCACATCAGTGTCATCCTACCCCCTGTGGTCTTGTGCATTGAAGACCCCTTCTACAAGATCACGTCAGAGGCCCTCCTGGTCACACAGCAGATCGTGAAGATCCTGAGGCCCCTTGAGAAACCCCAGTCTTCAACCTTTGATACCAGGCCTTATGTGAAGGACCTTTTTGCTGCTACTCTTAAACGGCTGAAGGCAGCAGATATTGACCAGGAGGTGAAAGAGCGAGCAATCTCTTGCATGGGCCATATTGTATGTCATCTGGGAGACCAGCTAGGTGCTGACCTACAGTCCACCCTGCAGATCTTCTTGGAGAGGCTGAAGAATGAAATCACAAGGTTGACCACAGTGAAGGCACTCACCCTTATAACAGCATCTCCACTCAAAATTGATTTGAGGCCAGTGCTCCCTGAAGGTGTTCAGATCCTAGGCTCCTTCTTGAGGAAGAACCAGCGTGCTCTCAAGCTAAGTACTTTGACAGCCCTGACTGTCTTGGTGACGAATTATAGTGACAGTCTCAAGCCTCCGATGATGGAGTCAGTTGTGAACGAGCTGCCTGCCCTCATCAGCGAAAATGACATGCATGTGTCCCAGATGGCCATCACACTGCTCACTTCCATGACTAAAGTTTGCCCTTCTTCTCTGACCAAAATTGGCAGCAATGTTCTGCCAGAAGTCCTCAACTTGGTGCATTCTCCTCTGCTGCAGGGTGGAGCCCTTGGAGCCATCCTTGAATTTTTTCAAGTACTTGTGGTAACTAAGGCCAGCAACATTGGTTACAATGAACTCCTTAAGGCCCTCACAGGCCCTTTCTATGGTTCTGAGAAGTCCAGAAACACCATGCCAATGCACAGACAGTCATATTACTCTGTGGCTAAATGTGTGGCTGCACTTTCCACCACATGCCCAAatgaggcctcagcaatgaTCAATAACTTTGTCCAGGAGGTCAAGAGTCCGAAGTCATCAGAGTCGACGAGGATCCTGTCATTCCTGTGTCTTGGGGAGGTTGGCCGGTGCATGAATTTGGGAGGCCAGAAGGAGCTGAAGACAATCATACTAGAGGCCTTCTCGTCCCCGCATGAGGAGATCAAGACAGCCGCTTCTTATGCCCTTGGTAACATCTGTGTGGGGAACTTGAAGGAATATCTTCCCTTTATGCTGAAGGAGATCGGCAGTCAGCAGAAAAGACAGTACTTACTACTGCACTCCCTGAAAGAAGTGATCAGTGCTTCCTCGGCCGAGAGCCTGATGCCTCATGTGGAGGAAATCTGGGCACTGCTCTTCAAGCACTGTGAGTGTGCAGAGGAAGGCACACGGAACGTGGTGGCAGAATGCCTGGGCAAGCTAACCCTAGTCAACCCCTCTCAGCTCTTGCCCCGGCTCAAGAAGCAGCTGTCTTCAG GTTCTCCTCACTCCCGCAGTACTGTGGTCACAGCCATTAAGTTCACCATTGTTGATCAGCCCCAGCCCATAGATGCACTCCTCAAAGACTGCATAG GTGACTTCCTGAAAACACTGCAGGACCCAGACCTGAATGTGAGGCGAGTGGCCCTAGTGATGTTCAACTCAGCGGCTCACAACAAGCCTGCGTTGATTCGAGGGTTACTCTCCTCTGTCCTTCCATTCCTCTACAATGAGACCCAGATTAGAAAAGAGCTCATCCGTGAG GTAGAGATGGGCCCCTTCAAGCACACAGTTGATGACGGACTAGATGTCCGGAAGGCAGCATTTGAGTGTATGTATACCTTGCTGGACAGCTGCTTGGATTGCCTGGACATCTTTGAGTTCCTGAATCACGTGGAGGAAGGTCTAAAGGATCATTATGACATCAGG ATGCTCACCTTTATCATGCTGGCCAGACTTTCCTCACTGAGTCCCAGTGCTGTCATGCAAAGACTTGACCGACTGGTTGAGCCGCTTCGAGCCACATGCACTACCAAG GTGAAGGCTGGC